From the genome of Candidatus Methylomirabilota bacterium, one region includes:
- a CDS encoding Zn-ribbon domain-containing OB-fold protein, with product MDLQRPVPQPITPEARPYWDGARDGKLMLPKCQACGKAFFYPRVRCPFCSSRDIAWFQASGRGTLYSFEIAHQILNKAFKVKPPVILAMVELEEGPRLMTNLVNVAPDPKAISCDMPVEVVFEKLTDEISLPMFQPVGAAAAGGSR from the coding sequence GTGGACCTGCAACGCCCCGTGCCCCAACCCATCACTCCTGAGGCCCGGCCCTACTGGGACGGCGCCCGGGACGGCAAGCTGATGCTGCCCAAGTGCCAGGCGTGCGGGAAGGCCTTCTTCTACCCGCGCGTGCGCTGTCCCTTCTGCTCCTCTCGGGATATCGCCTGGTTCCAGGCGAGCGGTCGCGGCACTCTCTACTCCTTCGAGATCGCCCACCAGATCCTGAACAAGGCCTTCAAGGTCAAGCCGCCCGTCATTCTGGCCATGGTGGAATTGGAAGAAGGCCCACGCCTCATGACCAACCTCGTCAATGTCGCGCCGGACCCGAAGGCGATCTCGTGCGATATGCCCGTGGAGGTGGTCTTCGAGAAGCTCACGGACGAGATCAGCCTGCCCATGTTCCAGCCCGTGGGGGCTGCCGCCGCGGGAGGCTCGCGATGA
- a CDS encoding acetyl-CoA acetyltransferase, which yields MSDLSRMKELVGSTCIVGVDESDELGTLPNKSQLSLHVEAVHNAVRDAGLKVSDIDGVFTAGQHSPATIAEAVGVTPRYVDGTTVGGCSFIIMVGHAMLALHHGLCDVAVIAHGESGRSGVGVTPRRDTALPGQFETPYGFGGAPTMFGLITTRHMHEHGTTLEQWAQVAVSTRKWAALNPKAKNREPITVQDVLNSRPVVWPFNVLNICLVTDAGGAVVMTRADRAKDCAKKPVYIRGAGEGVEHVMLTQMQSLSTSVATRLSGEKAFAMAGVKPGDFDHIMLYDAFTSGPPIMLESLGLCKPGEGVHFFEEGRSTPGGKLPINTNGGGLSYTHSGMYGIFPIIESVRQLRGECGARQVPNVKLGLVNGMGGMFSAAGTLVLSTQPK from the coding sequence ATGAGCGACCTCTCCCGGATGAAGGAGCTGGTCGGCTCCACCTGCATCGTCGGGGTGGACGAGAGCGACGAGCTCGGCACCCTGCCGAACAAGAGCCAGCTGAGCCTGCACGTCGAGGCCGTCCACAACGCCGTGCGGGATGCCGGCCTCAAGGTCTCCGACATCGACGGGGTCTTCACCGCCGGCCAGCACTCCCCCGCCACCATCGCCGAGGCCGTGGGGGTGACCCCGCGCTATGTCGACGGCACCACGGTGGGCGGCTGCTCCTTCATCATCATGGTCGGCCACGCCATGCTTGCCCTCCATCACGGCCTCTGTGACGTAGCGGTCATCGCCCACGGCGAGTCGGGGCGCTCGGGGGTAGGCGTCACCCCGCGGCGCGACACCGCGCTGCCCGGGCAGTTCGAGACGCCGTATGGCTTCGGAGGGGCTCCGACCATGTTCGGCCTCATCACCACGCGCCACATGCACGAGCACGGCACCACGCTCGAGCAATGGGCGCAGGTCGCGGTGTCCACACGGAAGTGGGCCGCTCTCAATCCCAAGGCCAAGAACCGCGAGCCCATCACGGTGCAGGACGTCCTCAACTCCCGCCCGGTGGTCTGGCCCTTCAATGTCCTGAACATCTGTCTCGTCACCGATGCGGGCGGCGCCGTGGTGATGACCCGGGCCGACCGCGCCAAGGACTGCGCCAAGAAGCCCGTCTATATCCGAGGGGCGGGCGAGGGGGTCGAGCACGTGATGCTGACCCAGATGCAAAGCCTGAGCACGAGCGTGGCCACGCGGCTGTCCGGCGAGAAGGCCTTCGCCATGGCCGGCGTCAAGCCCGGCGATTTCGACCACATCATGCTCTACGACGCCTTTACCTCGGGGCCGCCGATCATGCTGGAGTCGCTCGGTCTCTGCAAGCCGGGCGAAGGCGTGCACTTCTTCGAGGAGGGACGATCGACCCCGGGCGGCAAGCTCCCCATCAACACCAACGGCGGCGGGCTCTCGTACACGCACTCGGGCATGTACGGCATCTTCCCCATCATCGAATCCGTGCGGCAGCTCCGCGGCGAGTGCGGGGCCCGGCAGGTGCCGAACGTCAAGCTGGGCTTGGTGAACGGCATGGGGGGAATGTTCTCGGCCGCGGGCACCCTCGTGCTCTCCACCCAACCGAAATGA
- a CDS encoding selenium-binding protein SBP56-related protein — protein sequence MHSGDLKTRLLRVLVAVILAVIGGLVGSAAADETCQSPFLPKVTGQEDYIYVWTLGVKGVADGNDSIVTVDANPKSASSGKIIHRAPVTGRHEAHHAGFTDDRRFLWAGGLDTSQIFIFDVGSNPAQPRLVKKISTFVKDTGGLVGPHTFYALPGRMLISALSNAQDSSGRTGLAEYSNDGKFIRTIWMPKEAPYGYDVRVNVNLNRMLTSSFSGKKNYMRPFGDLVKDAEAMKQFGDSVIVWDFHARKPLQILRVPGAPLELRWALLPNHHYAFTSTALTGKLVLIHQQEDGKWAAKDIADIGATIPVDISIAPDDSKVYVNTFMDGTLRVYDVSNPFEGKLIEQVKLGEMANMVSSSWDGTRVYATNSLLSQWDKPGDYWLKGYAWEGGKLVAKFTTDFNPAGRAHIMNFGSKVFGPKAARPAPSGERVSAYAAPR from the coding sequence ATGCATAGCGGCGACCTGAAAACGCGACTTCTGCGAGTCCTCGTGGCCGTCATTCTCGCGGTGATCGGCGGGCTGGTCGGTTCCGCCGCGGCGGACGAGACCTGTCAATCCCCCTTCCTGCCCAAGGTCACCGGACAGGAGGACTACATCTACGTGTGGACCCTCGGCGTCAAGGGCGTGGCCGATGGCAACGACAGCATCGTCACCGTGGACGCCAATCCCAAGTCGGCGAGCTCTGGCAAGATCATCCACCGGGCGCCCGTGACGGGCCGGCACGAGGCCCATCACGCCGGCTTCACCGACGACCGGCGCTTCCTGTGGGCGGGCGGCCTCGACACGAGCCAGATCTTCATCTTCGACGTCGGGTCGAACCCCGCCCAGCCCCGGCTCGTGAAGAAGATTTCCACCTTCGTCAAGGACACGGGCGGCCTCGTCGGCCCTCACACCTTTTACGCGCTCCCCGGGCGCATGCTCATCTCGGCCCTGTCCAATGCCCAGGACAGCTCCGGCCGTACCGGCCTCGCCGAGTACAGCAATGACGGCAAGTTCATCCGCACCATCTGGATGCCCAAGGAAGCCCCCTACGGCTATGACGTGCGGGTCAACGTCAATCTCAATCGAATGCTGACGTCGTCTTTCAGCGGCAAGAAGAACTACATGCGGCCGTTCGGCGACCTCGTGAAGGACGCGGAGGCCATGAAGCAGTTCGGGGATTCGGTGATCGTGTGGGACTTCCATGCCCGGAAGCCGCTCCAGATCCTGCGCGTGCCGGGCGCTCCCCTCGAGCTGCGCTGGGCCCTCCTGCCGAATCATCACTACGCCTTCACCTCGACGGCCCTCACGGGCAAGCTGGTGCTCATCCATCAGCAAGAGGACGGGAAGTGGGCGGCCAAGGACATCGCCGATATCGGCGCTACCATTCCCGTCGATATCAGCATCGCGCCCGACGACAGCAAGGTCTACGTCAACACCTTCATGGACGGCACGCTGCGGGTCTATGACGTGTCGAACCCCTTCGAGGGCAAGCTCATCGAGCAGGTGAAGCTCGGGGAGATGGCCAACATGGTGTCCTCGTCCTGGGACGGCACGCGCGTCTACGCGACCAACTCGCTCCTCTCGCAATGGGACAAGCCGGGCGACTACTGGCTCAAGGGCTATGCGTGGGAAGGCGGCAAGCTGGTCGCGAAGTTCACCACCGACTTCAATCCCGCGGGCCGGGCCCACATCATGAACTTCGGGAGCAAGGTCTTCGGCCCGAAGGCCGCGCGTCCGGCTCCGAGTGGCGAACGGGTCAGCGCGTATGCCGCGCCCCGCTGA
- a CDS encoding SCO family protein, whose translation MRRGLRAFALLAGVAGGLLATAPLSAHEALSLEDEFVKGVFSPAFTPPAAGSYELPAVKRVPGVVLKDLAGRPVSTRHVTAGKVAVVSFIYTTCPERLGCPLASLALQELQAKLKDEGLSRHAMLLSISFDPVRDTPGQLAKYARIYGADPRLWRFMTAPSERALDHVLDSYGQDRAAVYDEQGRFTGRYRHVLKVFLVDPAGYIRNVYSAGFLVPDLVLNDIKTVLGESAPREVVRR comes from the coding sequence ATGCGAAGAGGTCTGCGCGCCTTCGCTCTGCTGGCCGGGGTCGCCGGTGGACTGCTCGCCACGGCTCCCCTGAGCGCCCACGAAGCCCTGAGCCTTGAAGACGAGTTCGTCAAGGGCGTCTTCTCGCCGGCCTTCACGCCGCCGGCCGCGGGAAGCTACGAGCTTCCGGCCGTCAAGCGCGTGCCGGGCGTGGTCCTGAAGGATCTGGCCGGGCGCCCGGTGAGTACCCGCCACGTGACGGCGGGCAAGGTCGCCGTGGTCAGCTTCATCTATACGACCTGTCCGGAGCGCCTGGGCTGCCCCCTGGCCAGTCTTGCCCTGCAGGAGCTTCAGGCCAAGCTCAAGGACGAGGGCCTGTCGCGGCACGCGATGCTGCTGTCGATCAGCTTCGATCCCGTTCGCGACACGCCCGGTCAGCTTGCCAAGTACGCGCGGATCTATGGCGCCGATCCCCGGCTGTGGCGCTTCATGACGGCCCCATCGGAGCGCGCCCTCGATCATGTGCTCGACAGCTACGGCCAGGATCGCGCGGCCGTCTACGACGAGCAGGGCCGGTTCACGGGCCGGTACCGTCACGTGCTCAAGGTGTTCCTGGTCGATCCCGCCGGGTATATCAGGAATGTCTACAGCGCGGGTTTTCTGGTTCCGGATCTCGTCCTGAACGACATCAAAACCGTGCTCGGCGAGAGCGCGCCGCGCGAGGTGGTCAGGCGCTAG
- a CDS encoding DMT family transporter has protein sequence MARALAAAAAAATGVQVGSAMVATRFVVDQTGPTSLALLRYAIGFCCLLPVVWLSAKPMRFARRDVLPIALLGIVQFGVLIALLNYGLRFIPSARAALIFATFPLLTMLLAAALGHERLTLPKILGVLSTIAGVGLAIGEKALAGGSGLEWVGELAVFASALSGAVCSVLYRPYLRKYPALPVSAFAMLASVGFLAVPAAGEGFFASLPRFSPGGWLAIVFIGFSSGVGYYLWLWALGHAPATQVTVFLALSPITAAGLGALFLGEQISPLSALGLASVALGLWLAHWRAPASGIPS, from the coding sequence ATGGCCCGCGCCCTGGCCGCGGCCGCGGCGGCCGCCACCGGCGTCCAGGTCGGATCCGCCATGGTCGCCACGCGCTTCGTGGTCGATCAGACGGGCCCGACCTCGCTGGCCCTCCTGCGCTATGCCATCGGATTCTGCTGCCTGCTGCCCGTGGTGTGGCTTTCCGCCAAGCCCATGCGGTTCGCGCGACGCGATGTGCTCCCCATCGCGCTCCTCGGGATCGTGCAGTTCGGTGTCCTCATCGCGCTCCTGAACTACGGCCTCCGCTTCATTCCTTCCGCACGGGCCGCCCTGATCTTCGCGACTTTTCCGCTGCTGACCATGCTGCTGGCCGCCGCCCTCGGCCACGAGCGGCTGACCCTGCCGAAGATTCTCGGCGTCCTGTCGACCATAGCGGGCGTCGGCCTCGCCATCGGAGAGAAGGCCCTCGCGGGCGGGAGCGGTCTGGAATGGGTCGGCGAGCTGGCCGTGTTCGCCAGCGCGCTGAGCGGCGCCGTGTGCAGCGTGCTCTATCGGCCCTATCTCCGCAAATACCCGGCCTTGCCCGTCAGCGCCTTCGCCATGCTCGCCTCGGTGGGCTTTCTCGCCGTCCCGGCCGCCGGCGAAGGGTTCTTCGCCTCCCTGCCGCGCTTCTCGCCAGGCGGGTGGCTCGCCATCGTCTTCATCGGCTTCAGCAGCGGGGTCGGCTACTACCTCTGGCTCTGGGCCTTGGGCCACGCTCCGGCAACTCAAGTCACGGTCTTCCTGGCCCTCAGCCCCATCACCGCCGCGGGGCTCGGCGCTCTCTTCCTCGGCGAGCAGATCTCGCCCCTGTCCGCTCTCGGCCTCGCCAGCGTCGCCCTCGGTCTCTGGTTGGCCCACTGGCGCGCTCCGGCTTCCGGAATCCCGAGCTAG
- a CDS encoding bifunctional helix-turn-helix transcriptional regulator/GNAT family N-acetyltransferase, which produces MAQSDFERRVAAVRRFNRFYTRQIGLLQESYLRSQFSLSQVRVLYELAHRERPTATELGRELGLDPGYLSRILRLFEKRGFLKRTPSKADGRQSHLFLTSRGQAAFAPLNARSRDEIGAMLRPLPAREQIRLVESMHAIEGVLGAQSETRVPYLLRPHRPGDMGWVVSRHGALYAQEYGWDETFEAMVAGIVKKFIERYDPKKERCWIAEKDGEPVGSVFVVKQSPTVAKLRLMLVEPKARGLGIGARLVDECVRFAGQAGYRKITLWTNSVLRAARRIYKEAGFRLVHEERHRSFGHDLVGETWDLKL; this is translated from the coding sequence ATGGCCCAGAGCGACTTCGAGCGGCGCGTGGCCGCGGTGCGACGCTTCAACCGCTTCTACACTCGCCAGATCGGCCTTCTCCAGGAGAGCTACCTCAGGAGCCAGTTCTCTCTCAGCCAGGTGCGCGTGCTCTACGAGCTGGCGCATCGCGAGCGCCCCACCGCCACCGAGCTCGGCCGGGAGCTCGGGCTAGACCCGGGCTATCTCAGCCGCATCCTCCGCCTCTTCGAGAAGCGCGGGTTCCTCAAGCGCACGCCGTCCAAGGCAGACGGACGGCAAAGCCATCTCTTCCTGACCTCACGCGGGCAAGCCGCCTTCGCGCCCCTCAATGCGCGTTCCCGGGACGAGATCGGCGCCATGCTCCGGCCCTTGCCCGCCCGTGAGCAGATCCGGCTCGTCGAGTCCATGCACGCGATCGAAGGGGTGCTGGGCGCCCAGTCCGAGACGCGCGTGCCGTACCTGCTTCGGCCCCATCGCCCCGGTGACATGGGGTGGGTGGTGAGCCGACATGGGGCGCTCTACGCCCAGGAGTACGGCTGGGACGAGACCTTCGAGGCGATGGTGGCGGGCATCGTCAAGAAGTTCATCGAGCGCTACGATCCGAAGAAGGAGCGCTGCTGGATCGCGGAGAAGGACGGCGAGCCCGTGGGCTCCGTCTTCGTGGTCAAGCAGTCGCCCACGGTGGCCAAGCTCCGCCTCATGCTCGTGGAGCCCAAGGCGCGCGGGCTGGGCATCGGCGCGCGCCTCGTCGATGAGTGCGTGCGCTTCGCGGGACAGGCCGGCTACCGGAAGATCACCCTGTGGACCAACAGCGTGCTCCGCGCCGCGCGCCGCATCTACAAGGAAGCCGGCTTCCGCCTCGTCCACGAAGAGCGCCACCGGAGCTTCGGCCACGACCTGGTCGGCGAAACGTGGGATTTGAAGCTGTGA
- a CDS encoding GlsB/YeaQ/YmgE family stress response membrane protein: MTLLEFLLLLVIAGICGSLGQAIGGSSRGGCLVSIALGFIGALIGTWLARSLHLPELFTVTISGKSFPIIWSIIGSALFVAVISLISRSRP; this comes from the coding sequence ATGACCTTGCTCGAGTTCCTCCTTCTGCTCGTGATCGCGGGTATCTGTGGATCGCTCGGTCAGGCCATCGGGGGCAGCTCGCGCGGGGGCTGTCTCGTCTCCATCGCCCTCGGCTTCATCGGGGCCCTCATCGGAACCTGGCTCGCGAGAAGCCTCCACCTCCCGGAGCTCTTCACGGTCACCATCAGCGGCAAATCTTTCCCCATCATCTGGTCGATCATCGGGTCGGCCCTGTTCGTCGCCGTCATCAGCCTGATCAGCCGCAGCCGTCCCTAG
- a CDS encoding DUF4387 domain-containing protein, whose protein sequence is MTTRPLVELAKTIRSKNAGVDQITFDIIFPDRASYELVKRSGALTAEVVTRLYAIPRERLTAFVEYDPALAIKFTIRRERPSGSPGERDVFGAQQYAPLFDLPIPIGS, encoded by the coding sequence ATGACCACGAGACCGCTCGTGGAGCTGGCCAAGACCATCCGGAGCAAGAACGCGGGGGTGGACCAGATCACCTTCGACATCATCTTTCCTGACCGCGCGAGCTACGAGCTCGTGAAGCGAAGCGGGGCCCTCACGGCCGAGGTGGTGACCCGTCTCTACGCCATCCCCCGCGAGCGCCTCACCGCCTTCGTCGAGTACGATCCCGCCTTGGCCATCAAGTTCACCATACGTCGGGAGCGACCGAGCGGGAGCCCGGGGGAGCGCGACGTGTTCGGCGCTCAGCAGTACGCGCCCCTCTTCGACCTGCCCATCCCCATCGGCTCCTGA